The following coding sequences lie in one Desmodus rotundus isolate HL8 chromosome 1, HLdesRot8A.1, whole genome shotgun sequence genomic window:
- the SPINK4 gene encoding serine protease inhibitor Kazal-type 4, which produces MAVHPWVVVLALAAFLTVDRDVPVSAEEPVFSRMPICDHMREPPKCPQTLNPVCGTDGITYDNECQLCLARIKTKQDIQIMKDGKC; this is translated from the exons ATGGCCGTCCATCCATGGGTGGTTGTCCTAGCCTTGGCTGCCTTCCTCACTGTAGACAGGG ATGTGCCAGTGTCAGCAGAAGAGCCTGTCTTCTCCAGAATG CCCATCTGTGATCATATGAGGGAACCTccaaaatgtccccagacacTCAACCCGGTCTGCGGCACTGACGGGATCACGTATGACAATGAATGCCAGCTTTGCCTAGCCCGAAT AAAAACCAAACAGGACATCCAGATCATGAAGGATGGCAAATGCTGA
- the LOC112304364 gene encoding large ribosomal subunit protein eL29-like, translating into MKCTHLVSLPVSGASRAVGLGAEMAKSKNHTTHNQSRKWHRNGIKKPRPQRYESFKGADPKFLRNMRFAKNHHKKGLKKMQANNTKAMSAHAKAIKALVKSKEVKPKIPKGSSHKLSRLAYIAHLKLGKCAGASIAKGLWLCRPKAKAKAKAQTKPQAADAARLKLQLRLNQSQAPRGAQAPAKTPQ; encoded by the coding sequence ATGAAATGTACACATTTAGTTTCTCTTCCGGTCTCAGGCGCTTCGAGAGCCGTGGGCTTGGGTGCAGAGATGGCCAAGTCCAAGAACCACACCACACACAACCAGTCTCGAAAATGGCACAGAAATGGCATCAAGAAACCCCGACCGCAAAGATATGAATCTTTCAAGGGGGCAGACCCCAAGTTCCTGAGGAACATGCGCTTTGCCAAGAATCACCACAAGAAAGGCCTGAAGAAGATGCAGGCCAACAACACCAAGGCCATGAGCGCACATGCTAAGGCTATCAAGGCCCTGGTCAAGTCCAAGGAGGTCAAGCCCAAGATCCCAAAGGGCAGCAGCCACAAGCTCAGTCGACTTGCTTACATTGCTCACCTCAAGCTTGGGAAATGTGCTGGTGCCAGCATTGCCAAGGGTCTCTGGCTCTGCCGGCCAAAGGCCAAGGCTAAGGCCAAGGCCCAAACCAAGCCCCAGGCTGCAGATGCAGCGAGGCTCAAGCTCCAGCTCAGGCTCAATCAGTCTCAGGCTCCCAGAGGTGCCCAGGCCCCTGCGAAGACTCCACAGTAG